In Onychostoma macrolepis isolate SWU-2019 chromosome 04, ASM1243209v1, whole genome shotgun sequence, one DNA window encodes the following:
- the LOC131539598 gene encoding leucine-rich repeat neuronal protein 3, giving the protein MKDISFADYLLVGLAVTTLVFAAEERVSCPKLCVCEIRPWFSPSSVYMEAPTVDCNDLGLFNLPMRLPSDTQVVLLQTNNIAKIERPLDYLPNITEIDLSQNNLSSISDVNIGHLPQLLSLHMEENWICALPDNSLSQLTNLQELYLNHNLISFISPEAFRGLQSLLRLHLNSNRLQTIKSEWFEPLPNLEILMIGENPVLSIQGMNFKPLRNLRSLVLTRMNLSQIPDDSLLGLDNLESISFYDNTFPKVPHGALRHLKSLKFLDLNKNPIGRIQRGDFVDMLHLKELGINSMPELVSIDSFALNNLPELTKIEATNNPKLSYIHPNAFYRLPRLETLMLNGNALSALHRITVESLPNLREVSMHSNPIRCDCVVRWMNMNKTNIRFMEPDSLFCVEPPEYEGQHVRQVHFREMMEICLPLISSESLPAQISVESGRSVSLHCRAFAEPEPDIYWVTPSGRRVIPNAVSARFYMHPEGTLDIYDITESEAGLYTCVAHNLVGADLKSVSVEVNGYFPQPVNDSMNVNIESVQTNSVLISWNASHGSLAPNIKWYTLPTANHPTVAFTARVPSDVTVYNLTHLSPATRYKVCVDIHSIHHKHDTRCVNVQTKGLEQAVKDSERWDMALIAAFGVLFIVISVACILIYVFMRNLCIYGELKRYPSKMALMSETIQQSPFTRLWISGKGMPAAVEVKATVINVLDNAF; this is encoded by the coding sequence ATGAAGGACATATCATTTGCGGATTATTTGCTAGTGGGTCTTGCAGTGACTACCTTGGTTTTTGCTGCAGAAGAGAGAGTCAGTTGTCCCAAACTTTGCGTATGTGAGATTAGACCCTGGTTTTCCCCTAGCTCTGTCTATATGGAGGCTCCCACTGTTGACTGTAATGACCTCGGACTTTTTAACCTGCCCATGAGATTGCCATCTGATACACAAGTCGTTTTACTGCAGACCAACAACATTGCTAAGATTGAGCGTCCTTTGGATTACCTGCCAAACATCACTGAAATCGATCTCTCACAAAACAACCTGTCATCAATAAGTGATGTCAATATTGGCCACCTCCCTCAACTCTTATCCCTACACATGGAGGAAAACTGGATATGTGCCCTACCAGACAACAGCCTTTCTCAACTGACCAACCTTCAGGAGCTCTACCTAAATCATAACCTCATCTCCTTCATTTCTCCCGAGGCTTTTCGTGGCCTTCAGAGCTTGCTGAGGCTTCACCTCAATTCCAACCGGCTTCAGACTATAAAAAGCGAATGGTTTGAGCCCTTACCAAATTTGGAAATTCTAATGATTGGGGAAAATCCGGTCCTCTCTATTCAGGGTATGAACTTCAAGCCTCTGAGAAACCTTCGCAGCCTGGTTCTTACTAGAATGAACCTGTCACAGATACCAGATGATTCACTTCTGGGCCTTGACAATCTGGAGAGTATCTCATTCTATGATAATACATTCCCTAAGGTACCCCATGGTGCTCTCAGGCATCTGAAGAGCCTCAAGTTTTTGGACCTTAATAAAAACCCCATTGGGCGAATTCAAAGGGGTGACTTTGTGGACATGCTCCATCTTAAGGAGCTGGGCATTAACAGCATGCCTGAGTTGGTGTCCATTGATAGTTTTGCCCTCAACAACCTCCCAGAACTGACCAAAATTGAAGCCACCAACAACCCCAAACTTTCCTACATACATCCAAATGCTTTCTATAGGCTGCCGAGGCTGGAAACACTAATGTTAAATGGTAATGCTTTAAGTGCCCTCCACAGGATCACAGTGGAGTCTCTTCCAAATCTCCGGGAGGTTAGCATGCACTCTAACCCTATCCGCTGTGACTGTGTTGTACGGTGGATGAACATGAACAAGACAAACATTCGCTTCATGGAGCCTGATTCCCTGTTCTGTGTGGAACCTCCAGAGTATGAAGGTCAGCATGTACGGCAGGTTCACTTCAGAGAGATGATGGAGATCTGTCTGCCTCTCATCTCTTCAGAAAGCCTCCCCGCACAAATCAGTGTGGAAAGTGGGAGATCTGTGTCTCTTCACTGCCGTGCCTTTGCTGAACCTGAGCCAGACATTTACTGGGTGACTCCGTCAGGGAGAAGGGTCATCCCAAATGCTGTTTCTGCAAGATTCTACATGCACCCCGAAGGCACActtgatatttatgatattacTGAGAGCGAGGCTGGATTGTACACATGTGTGGCACACAATCTTGTTGGGGCAGACCTGAAATCTGTCTCAGTGGAGGTAAATGGATACTTCCCACAACCGGTCAATGACTCAATGAATGTCAACATCGAATCTGTACAGACCAACTCTGTGTTGATATCCTGGAATGCCTCTCATGGTAGCCTGGCACCTAACATTAAGTGGTATACATTGCCCACGGCAAACCATCCAACAGTGGCATTCACAGCTAGGGTACCATCTGACGTGACTGTATATAATCTCACACATCTCAGCCCTGCTACACGGTACAAAGTGTGCGTGGACATTCACAGCATCCATCATAAACACGACACTAGGTGTGTCAATGTCCAAACTAAAGGATTAGAACAAGCCGTAAAGGACTCCGAGAGGTGGGACATGGCACTGATTGCTGCTTTTGGTGTGCTTTTCATTGTGATCTCAGTGGCTTGCATTCTGATTTATGTCTTTATGAGGAACCTCTGCATTTATGGAGAACTGAAGCGATACCCTTCCAAAATGGCTCTGATGTCTGAGACCATCCAGCAGTCTCCCTTTACAAGGCTCTGGATTTCTGGGAAAGGGATGCCAGCTGCTGTTGAGGTGAAAGCCACAGTCATAAATGTGTTGGACAATGCATTTTAA